Proteins encoded together in one Pseudomonas sp. TCU-HL1 window:
- a CDS encoding response regulator encodes MRILLVEDHPQLAESVAQVLKGAGWTVDVLHDGVAADLALASEDYALAVLDVGLPRMDGFEVLARLRGRGKTLPVLMLTARGEVKDRVHGLNLGADDYLAKPFELSELEARVKALLRRSVLGGEQQQRCGVLVYDLGTRRFSLDEDILSLTSREQSVLEALIARPGRVMSKEQLASQVFGLDEEASPDAIEIYIHRLRKKLEGSAVRIVTFRGLGYLLESQDA; translated from the coding sequence GTGCGAATCCTGCTGGTCGAAGACCATCCCCAACTCGCTGAAAGCGTTGCCCAGGTGCTCAAGGGCGCGGGTTGGACCGTGGACGTGCTGCATGACGGCGTGGCCGCTGACCTTGCCCTGGCCAGCGAGGACTACGCCCTGGCGGTGCTGGACGTGGGGTTGCCGCGCATGGATGGCTTCGAAGTGCTGGCGCGTCTGCGCGGGCGCGGCAAGACCTTGCCGGTGCTGATGCTGACCGCCCGTGGCGAGGTGAAGGATCGGGTTCATGGCCTCAACCTGGGCGCGGACGATTACCTGGCCAAGCCCTTCGAGCTGAGCGAACTGGAGGCGCGGGTGAAGGCGTTGCTGCGCCGCAGTGTGCTCGGTGGCGAGCAGCAGCAGCGATGCGGGGTGCTGGTGTACGACCTCGGCACCCGGCGTTTCAGTCTCGACGAGGACATCCTCAGTCTGACGTCCCGCGAGCAATCGGTGCTGGAGGCGCTGATCGCCCGTCCAGGCCGAGTGATGAGCAAGGAGCAGTTGGCTTCCCAGGTGTTCGGCCTGGACGAGGAAGCCAGCCCCGATGCCATCGAGATCTATATCCACCGCCTGCGCAAGAAACTGGA
- a CDS encoding OprD family porin: MLTAARQALAPVCTLSLAIASCTLASHAHAEFIKDSSATLEARNIYLNRDFREGSGQSKREEWAQGFILNLESGYTEGTIGFGLDALGMLGIKLDSSPGRSGTDLLPVQDDGGTPDEYSKLGLTAKIRASESELRLGTHIPELPVVKASDSRILPQVFEGGLLTSKEISNLTFTGGRLSEVKDRASTNSEDLAINNKNKRFAAAASGDHFDLAGADYAFNEHYTGRYYFAELDEVYRQHFFGLLASHPLGAGTLSADLRYAVSDDTGRAEAGKVDNRALNGMFSYGQGSHKVGLGYQRMSGDTGYAYIDGSDPFLINFVQINDFANADQRSWQARYDLDFAAMGVPGLSFMTRYITSDNAQVTNSAEEGREWERDVEFKYVVPSGSLKNLTFRARHAGFRSNFARDADELRLIVSYALPIW; this comes from the coding sequence ATGCTCACTGCCGCACGGCAGGCGCTTGCGCCTGTTTGCACCCTCAGCCTCGCCATCGCCAGCTGCACCCTGGCCAGCCACGCCCATGCCGAGTTCATCAAGGACAGTTCGGCCACCCTCGAAGCCCGCAACATCTACCTGAACCGCGACTTCCGCGAAGGCTCCGGCCAGTCCAAGCGCGAGGAATGGGCGCAGGGCTTCATCCTCAACCTCGAATCCGGCTACACCGAAGGCACCATTGGTTTCGGCCTCGACGCCCTCGGCATGCTCGGTATCAAGCTCGACTCCAGCCCCGGCCGCAGTGGCACCGACCTGCTGCCGGTACAGGACGACGGAGGTACTCCGGACGAGTACAGCAAGCTCGGCCTGACCGCGAAGATACGCGCGTCGGAGAGTGAGTTGCGCCTCGGCACCCACATTCCCGAACTCCCGGTGGTGAAGGCCAGCGACAGCCGCATCCTGCCCCAGGTGTTCGAGGGCGGCCTGCTCACCTCGAAAGAAATCAGCAACCTGACCTTCACCGGCGGGCGCTTGTCGGAGGTCAAGGACCGCGCGTCCACCAACTCCGAAGACCTGGCCATCAACAACAAGAACAAGCGCTTCGCAGCCGCCGCCAGCGGCGACCACTTCGACCTCGCCGGTGCCGACTACGCCTTCAACGAGCATTACACCGGACGCTATTACTTCGCCGAACTGGATGAGGTGTACCGCCAGCACTTCTTCGGTCTGCTGGCCAGTCACCCGCTTGGCGCCGGTACGCTGAGCGCCGACCTGCGCTACGCAGTCAGCGATGACACCGGCCGCGCCGAAGCCGGCAAGGTCGACAACCGCGCCTTGAACGGCATGTTCAGCTACGGCCAGGGCAGCCACAAGGTCGGCCTGGGCTACCAGCGCATGAGCGGCGACACCGGCTACGCCTACATCGATGGCAGCGACCCCTTCCTGATCAACTTCGTGCAGATCAACGACTTCGCCAACGCCGACCAGCGCTCCTGGCAGGCTCGCTACGACCTGGACTTCGCCGCCATGGGCGTTCCGGGCCTGAGCTTCATGACCCGCTACATCACCAGCGACAACGCCCAGGTCACCAACAGCGCGGAAGAAGGCCGTGAATGGGAACGCGACGTCGAATTCAAGTACGTGGTGCCCAGCGGCAGCCTGAAGAACCTCACCTTCCGTGCCCGCCACGCCGGATTCCGCTCCAACTTCGCCCGCGATGCGGATGAACTGCGCCTGATCGTCAGTTATGCACTGCCGATCTGGTGA
- a CDS encoding Bug family tripartite tricarboxylate transporter substrate binding protein, with the protein MKTALSRIALITSGLLLSTQLLAEPKRPECIAPAKPGGGFDLTCKLAQSGLKDGGLLKAPMRVTYMPGGVGAVAYNAVVAQRPKDAGTITAFSSGSLLNLAQGKFGRYDENAVRWLAGIGTDYGAISVRADSPYKTLGELVDAVKKDPASIVFGAGATIGGQDWMQTALISRAAGIDPQKLRYVAFEGGGETLTAMLGGHVQVTSSGLGEITPQLAAGKIRILAVLSDQRLPGKLAEIPTAKEQGFDIVWPVIRGFYMGPEVSDEDFNWWKQQFDTLLASEDFAKLREQRDLFPLSLTGDQLKTYVFDQVKQYKQLAGEFGLAQ; encoded by the coding sequence ATGAAAACTGCCCTCTCCCGCATCGCCCTGATCACCTCCGGCCTGCTGCTGTCGACCCAGTTGCTGGCCGAGCCCAAGCGCCCCGAGTGCATCGCCCCGGCCAAGCCCGGCGGTGGCTTCGACCTGACCTGCAAGCTGGCCCAGAGCGGCCTGAAGGACGGCGGCCTGCTCAAGGCGCCGATGCGCGTCACCTACATGCCCGGTGGCGTCGGCGCCGTGGCCTACAACGCCGTGGTAGCCCAGCGGCCGAAGGATGCCGGCACCATCACCGCTTTCTCTTCGGGCTCCCTGCTGAACCTCGCCCAGGGCAAGTTCGGCCGTTATGACGAAAACGCTGTGCGCTGGCTGGCCGGTATCGGTACCGACTACGGCGCCATCTCCGTGCGCGCCGACTCCCCGTACAAGACCCTGGGCGAGCTGGTCGACGCGGTGAAGAAAGACCCGGCCTCCATCGTCTTCGGTGCGGGCGCCACCATTGGCGGCCAGGATTGGATGCAGACCGCACTGATCTCCCGCGCCGCCGGCATTGACCCGCAGAAGCTGCGCTACGTGGCCTTCGAGGGTGGTGGCGAAACCCTTACCGCCATGCTCGGCGGCCATGTGCAGGTCACCAGCAGCGGCCTGGGCGAGATCACGCCGCAGCTCGCCGCCGGCAAGATCCGCATCCTCGCCGTGCTCTCCGATCAGCGCCTGCCAGGCAAGCTGGCGGAGATCCCCACCGCCAAGGAACAGGGTTTCGACATCGTCTGGCCGGTGATTCGCGGCTTCTACATGGGCCCGGAAGTCAGCGACGAGGACTTCAACTGGTGGAAGCAGCAGTTCGACACCCTGCTGGCCAGCGAAGACTTCGCCAAGCTGCGTGAACAGCGCGACCTCTTCCCCCTCAGCCTTACCGGCGATCAGTTGAAGACCTACGTCTTCGACCAGGTGAAGCAGTACAAGCAGCTGGCCGGCGAGTTCGGCCTGGCGCAGTAA
- a CDS encoding tripartite tricarboxylate transporter TctB family protein, producing the protein MYVRIFAAVWLLACALLAVVAWGFQAPFSYDPVGPRAYPLLLLFLMATAALWLIYKPGDADDLPISWSLARKVILCVLALFAYALLFEPLGFIVSTSLVGFGLGLLFKGRPLPSLVSGVLMGALLYGLFDYLLDVPLPLGLLASLEN; encoded by the coding sequence ATGTACGTACGAATCTTCGCTGCGGTCTGGCTGCTCGCCTGCGCCCTGCTCGCAGTGGTCGCCTGGGGCTTCCAGGCACCCTTCAGCTACGACCCGGTCGGCCCGCGCGCCTATCCCCTGCTGCTGCTGTTCCTGATGGCCACGGCAGCCCTCTGGCTGATCTACAAGCCAGGTGACGCCGACGATCTGCCGATTTCCTGGTCCCTGGCGCGCAAGGTCATCCTCTGCGTGCTTGCCCTGTTCGCCTACGCCCTGCTCTTCGAGCCCCTGGGCTTCATCGTCAGCACCTCCCTGGTGGGCTTCGGCCTCGGTCTGCTGTTCAAGGGCCGGCCGCTGCCGAGCCTGGTCAGCGGCGTGCTGATGGGCGCCCTGCTCTACGGCCTGTTCGACTACCTGCTGGACGTCCCGCTGCCCCTGGGCCTGCTGGCCTCCCTGGAGAACTGA
- a CDS encoding tripartite tricarboxylate transporter permease, with product METLNFLAQGFDVALRPINLLVALFGAFVGTVVGLLPGLGPINGVAILLPLAFALGLPPETALILLAAVYLGCEYGGRISAILLNVPGDAAAIMTTLDGYPMARQGKAGIALSLSAMSSFIGSTIATIGVVLFAPTLANWAVAFGPAEYFVLMVFAIACLGGMVGDKPVKTLLSALIGLGLATVGVDATTGVYRFTFDSVGLSDGIQFVIVVIGLFSVSEVLLMLEHTTTGQQAVKASGRMLFNFKEFTFTWWSTVRSSLTGFVIGVLPGAGATIASAITYMSEKRMAGSSGRFGDGDLRGVAAPEAANNASACGSLIPMLTLGVPGSGTTAVMIGALTLYNITPGPLLFEQQPDVVWGLIASLFIGNVILLVMNIPLVGLFARMLSVPTWILVPAITIVSVVGVYAVHSTTFDLVLMAALGVFGYLLRKMDFPLSSLILGFVLGELMESNLRRALSITDGDLGILWSSPITIALWVLTVVMLALPSIRWMRARRARAKLAHA from the coding sequence ATGGAAACCCTGAACTTCCTGGCCCAGGGCTTCGATGTCGCCCTGCGCCCGATCAACCTCCTGGTGGCGCTGTTCGGCGCCTTCGTCGGCACCGTCGTCGGCCTGCTGCCGGGCCTGGGCCCGATCAACGGTGTGGCCATCCTGCTGCCGCTGGCCTTCGCCCTCGGCCTGCCGCCGGAAACGGCGCTGATTCTGCTGGCCGCCGTGTACCTGGGCTGCGAGTATGGCGGGCGTATCTCCGCCATCCTGCTCAATGTGCCGGGCGACGCCGCGGCCATCATGACCACCCTCGACGGCTATCCGATGGCCCGCCAGGGCAAGGCGGGCATCGCCCTGTCGCTGTCCGCAATGAGCTCCTTCATCGGCAGCACCATCGCCACCATCGGCGTCGTGCTCTTCGCGCCGACCCTGGCCAACTGGGCGGTGGCCTTCGGGCCGGCCGAGTACTTCGTACTGATGGTCTTCGCCATCGCCTGCCTGGGCGGCATGGTCGGTGACAAGCCGGTCAAGACCCTGCTCTCCGCCCTGATCGGCCTGGGCCTGGCCACGGTCGGCGTGGACGCCACCACCGGCGTCTATCGCTTCACCTTCGACAGCGTCGGCCTGTCCGACGGCATCCAGTTCGTCATTGTGGTGATCGGCCTGTTCAGCGTCAGCGAAGTGCTGCTGATGCTCGAGCACACCACCACCGGCCAGCAGGCGGTCAAGGCCAGCGGACGCATGCTGTTCAACTTCAAGGAGTTCACCTTCACCTGGTGGAGCACCGTGCGCAGCTCCCTGACCGGCTTCGTCATCGGCGTACTGCCCGGTGCCGGCGCCACCATCGCCAGCGCTATCACCTACATGAGCGAGAAGCGCATGGCAGGTAGCTCCGGCCGCTTCGGCGATGGCGACCTGCGCGGCGTGGCCGCACCGGAAGCTGCCAACAACGCCTCGGCCTGCGGCTCGTTGATCCCGATGCTGACCCTCGGCGTTCCGGGCTCCGGCACTACCGCCGTGATGATCGGCGCGCTGACCCTGTACAACATCACCCCCGGCCCGCTGCTGTTCGAGCAGCAACCCGACGTGGTCTGGGGCCTGATCGCCTCGCTGTTCATCGGCAACGTCATCCTGCTGGTGATGAACATCCCGCTGGTGGGCCTGTTCGCGCGCATGCTCAGCGTGCCGACCTGGATCCTGGTACCGGCGATCACCATCGTCAGCGTCGTCGGCGTGTATGCCGTTCACAGCACCACCTTCGACCTGGTGCTGATGGCCGCTCTCGGGGTGTTCGGCTACCTGCTGCGCAAGATGGACTTCCCGCTGTCGTCGCTGATCCTCGGCTTCGTCCTTGGCGAGCTGATGGAATCCAACCTGCGCCGCGCCCTGTCTATCACCGATGGCGATCTTGGCATCCTCTGGAGCAGCCCGATCACCATCGCACTCTGGGTGCTCACCGTCGTGATGCTGGCCCTGCCTAGCATCCGCTGGATGCGCGCGCGTCGCGCCAGGGCGAAGCTGGCCCATGCCTAA
- a CDS encoding AbrB family transcriptional regulator, with protein MPKWLLTPLVGAVGGWLASLVGGPLPWMVGSLLAVIAVRCMGNLPLAEVPGARKCGQWVVGVGIGLHFTPAVIEQVLANSAIILIGAVVTTLSSVIGISLMLRSGEDRATAFFASMPGGASEMVNLGQRNGAVLSRVAAGQSLRLLLVVLSVPALFQLFVGVPAVQHPAATVDWGWLALLLAGGAVLAVLMQRFHQPNPWLIGPLLVSAAMSICFDLHLGLPQGASQLGQWLIGSALGCHFDRAFFRRAPSFIARTLLATSLGMAFAALAAELLGWLDGLDHRSLMLGMMPGGIAELSLTAEALQLSVPLVTALQVLRLLLVLFLAEPVFRRWQRQKTHA; from the coding sequence ATGCCTAAGTGGTTGCTCACGCCGCTGGTGGGCGCCGTCGGTGGCTGGCTGGCCAGCCTGGTGGGCGGGCCCCTGCCCTGGATGGTGGGCTCGCTGCTGGCGGTGATTGCCGTGCGCTGCATGGGCAACCTGCCGCTGGCAGAGGTACCGGGCGCTCGCAAATGCGGGCAGTGGGTCGTGGGTGTCGGCATCGGCCTGCACTTCACCCCGGCCGTGATCGAGCAGGTGCTGGCCAACAGCGCCATCATCCTGATCGGCGCCGTGGTCACCACCCTTTCCAGCGTCATCGGCATCAGCTTGATGCTGCGCAGCGGCGAGGACCGCGCCACGGCCTTCTTCGCCAGCATGCCCGGTGGCGCGAGCGAAATGGTCAACCTCGGCCAGCGCAACGGTGCGGTGCTCAGCCGCGTCGCCGCTGGCCAGAGTCTGCGCCTGCTGCTGGTGGTACTCAGCGTGCCGGCGCTGTTCCAGCTGTTCGTCGGCGTTCCGGCCGTGCAGCACCCGGCCGCAACAGTGGACTGGGGCTGGCTGGCCCTGCTGCTGGCCGGCGGCGCAGTGCTGGCGGTGCTGATGCAGCGTTTCCACCAGCCCAATCCCTGGCTGATCGGCCCGCTGCTGGTGAGCGCAGCCATGAGCATCTGTTTCGACCTGCACCTCGGCCTGCCTCAGGGCGCCAGCCAGCTCGGCCAGTGGCTGATCGGCAGTGCCCTGGGCTGCCACTTCGACCGCGCCTTCTTTCGCCGCGCACCGTCCTTCATTGCCCGCACCCTGCTGGCCACCAGCCTGGGCATGGCGTTCGCCGCCCTGGCGGCGGAATTGCTGGGCTGGCTGGACGGCCTCGACCACCGTTCGCTGATGCTGGGGATGATGCCGGGCGGCATCGCTGAACTCAGCCTCACCGCCGAAGCCCTGCAACTCTCAGTGCCACTGGTCACCGCGCTGCAGGTGCTGAGATTGCTCTTGGTGCTGTTCCTCGCCGAGCCGGTATTCCGCCGCTGGCAGAGGCAAAAGACCCATGCTTAG
- a CDS encoding DUF6279 family lipoprotein, with the protein MSGRIVPRRFLLIATLLLLAACSRLDLAYRNLDLVIPWWISNYVSLDDSQKRWLEPRLQKHLAWHCSTELPEYVAWLEQLDQLSQRARLTPTDLLGQLTQVRDAAQDIAVEITPTALGVAESLSPQQMGELYVAMDERNAELRREYVAPPLKAQVAARARRMRESVEDWMGPLRPSQLARIESWAKDRGEYNRIWAENRENWQKALRNALYGRHNADFQQRLTALLQQPEAIWTSAYRQAYPATEAALAHLLADLFNSADTIQRGALREHIREMAADLMGLPCYPR; encoded by the coding sequence ATGTCCGGACGCATCGTCCCGCGCCGCTTCCTGCTGATCGCCACTCTGCTGCTGCTCGCCGCCTGCAGCCGCCTCGACCTGGCGTATCGCAACCTCGACCTCGTCATTCCCTGGTGGATCAGCAACTACGTCAGCCTGGATGACAGCCAGAAGCGCTGGCTGGAACCTCGCCTGCAGAAACACCTCGCCTGGCATTGCAGCACCGAGCTGCCGGAATATGTCGCCTGGCTGGAACAGCTCGATCAGCTCAGCCAGCGGGCCCGGTTGACGCCCACTGACCTGCTGGGCCAGCTCACCCAGGTTCGCGATGCCGCGCAGGACATCGCCGTGGAGATCACACCCACTGCGCTCGGCGTGGCGGAAAGCCTTTCACCGCAGCAAATGGGTGAGCTCTACGTGGCCATGGACGAGCGCAATGCGGAGCTGCGCCGGGAGTACGTCGCGCCCCCACTGAAGGCGCAGGTCGCGGCGCGGGCACGACGCATGCGCGAATCAGTCGAGGATTGGATGGGGCCATTGCGACCCAGTCAACTGGCGCGCATCGAAAGCTGGGCCAAAGACCGGGGGGAATACAACCGGATCTGGGCGGAGAACCGGGAGAACTGGCAGAAAGCACTGCGCAATGCGCTCTACGGTCGCCACAACGCGGACTTCCAGCAACGTCTCACGGCGTTGCTACAGCAACCGGAAGCAATCTGGACGTCCGCCTATCGCCAGGCCTACCCGGCGACGGAAGCGGCACTGGCGCACTTGTTGGCCGACCTCTTCAACAGCGCCGACACAATCCAGCGCGGTGCACTGCGCGAGCACATCAGGGAAATGGCCGCTGACCTCATGGGCCTGCCGTGCTATCCGCGCTGA
- the ung gene encoding uracil-DNA glycosylase produces MTDDDRIKLDASWKEALRDEFEKPYMKALGDFLRQEKAAGKVIFPPGPLIFNALNTTPLDQVKVVVIGQDPYHGPGQAHGLCFSVQPGVPTPPSLQNIYKELKRDLNIEIPSHGYLQSWAEQGVLLLNTSLTVEQSRAGSHAGAGWQPFTDKVIEVVSQQRSGLVFLLWGSHAQSKERLIDPTKHLILKSAHPSPLSAYRGFLGNGHFSRCNKFLAQHGLQPIDWRLPEL; encoded by the coding sequence ATGACTGACGACGACCGGATCAAGCTCGACGCGAGCTGGAAAGAAGCCCTGCGGGACGAGTTCGAAAAGCCCTACATGAAGGCCCTCGGCGACTTCCTGCGCCAGGAGAAGGCGGCCGGCAAGGTGATCTTCCCGCCGGGCCCGCTGATCTTCAACGCCCTGAACACCACGCCGCTGGACCAGGTGAAAGTGGTCGTCATCGGCCAGGACCCTTACCACGGGCCGGGCCAGGCGCACGGGCTGTGCTTCTCGGTGCAGCCAGGTGTGCCGACGCCGCCGTCGCTGCAGAACATCTACAAGGAGCTCAAGCGCGACCTGAACATCGAGATTCCGTCCCACGGCTACCTGCAATCCTGGGCGGAGCAGGGTGTGTTGCTGCTCAACACGTCCCTTACCGTCGAGCAGTCCCGCGCGGGCTCCCATGCCGGTGCCGGATGGCAGCCGTTCACCGACAAGGTGATCGAAGTGGTCAGCCAGCAGCGTTCGGGCCTGGTGTTCCTGCTCTGGGGTTCTCACGCACAGAGCAAGGAGCGCCTGATCGACCCCACCAAGCATCTGATCCTGAAGTCAGCACATCCGTCGCCGCTCTCGGCGTATCGCGGATTCCTCGGCAACGGTCACTTCAGCCGCTGCAACAAGTTCCTCGCCCAGCACGGGCTGCAGCCGATCGACTGGCGCCTGCCTGAGCTTTGA
- a CDS encoding HDOD domain-containing protein: MDNRHDSVKLALYERFRKDPGALPPMPEISLRLRHLLAAGEPTAEQVSALLEHSPALAKCLMQFAALPLLGHIHPGARLFDVVKQLDPKRLANLVLAFELRQLYEGSEANLEKVFNKRWSLSLQRAAFSAGLAQHVPHLEEEDALLAGLLQDVGSLPLLRELHQWPQVSRLECDLQRLCEQLSAELGVLLLTAWRLPAALQDCARLRRDWCRQHKGPVDLADVVQVASQLLEEPRDDDRLARLPAYQRLELPTPQVLRTELAEVVALWLKLLGGRPLEAD, from the coding sequence ATGGACAATCGTCACGACTCGGTGAAACTCGCGCTCTACGAGCGTTTTCGCAAAGACCCCGGTGCCTTGCCGCCGATGCCGGAAATCTCCCTGCGCCTGCGCCATCTGCTGGCGGCGGGCGAACCAACAGCCGAACAGGTCAGCGCGCTACTGGAACATTCCCCCGCGCTTGCCAAATGCCTGATGCAATTTGCCGCCCTGCCCCTGCTCGGCCACATCCACCCTGGCGCGCGGCTGTTCGATGTGGTGAAGCAGCTGGACCCGAAACGCCTGGCCAACCTGGTGCTGGCCTTCGAACTGCGGCAGTTGTACGAGGGCAGCGAAGCAAACCTGGAGAAAGTCTTCAACAAGCGCTGGAGCCTCAGCCTGCAACGCGCGGCCTTCAGCGCCGGACTGGCCCAGCACGTGCCCCACCTGGAGGAGGAAGATGCGCTGCTGGCCGGACTGCTGCAGGACGTCGGCAGCCTGCCCCTGCTTCGCGAGTTGCACCAGTGGCCCCAGGTGTCCCGCCTGGAGTGCGACCTGCAACGGCTGTGCGAACAGCTTTCCGCGGAACTGGGTGTGCTCCTGCTGACCGCCTGGCGACTGCCCGCCGCCCTGCAGGACTGCGCCCGCCTGCGCCGCGACTGGTGCCGCCAGCACAAGGGCCCGGTGGACCTCGCCGACGTGGTGCAAGTTGCCAGCCAGTTGCTCGAAGAACCCCGCGACGACGACCGCCTGGCCCGGCTGCCCGCCTACCAACGCCTGGAACTGCCAACACCGCAGGTGCTGCGCACGGAACTCGCGGAAGTGGTCGCTCTGTGGTTGAAGCTGCTGGGAGGCAGGCCCCTGGAAGCGGATTGA
- a CDS encoding AraC family transcriptional regulator codes for MSRCVETSNWPLPANGVRFTTPPRLRRLLARHPLTCACYPLALGYYPEALGHRMERRVPEDNLLIYCRSGQGWLEYGDGRFEVSGGDLLLLPKGRLHAYGADSQRPWSIYWVHFEGELVEDYLRPLGQSALRRIGVQPRLLADFDALLGLRKQGLNLPYFVYAAHQLQTLLTSLAVLPARGYLKSGRVLDVDAVQAVMRAHLHDSLNLDQLAAQFKLSRFHFAKTYRALTGHAPIQDFIQLKMAHACRLLDEGDQGVKQIAEQLGYEDAYYFSRLFRKVVGMAPTHYRALHQG; via the coding sequence ATGAGCCGCTGCGTGGAAACCTCCAACTGGCCTCTGCCGGCCAACGGCGTGCGCTTCACTACGCCGCCTCGCCTGCGCCGCCTGTTAGCTCGACACCCTCTGACTTGTGCCTGTTATCCACTGGCCCTGGGCTACTACCCAGAGGCCCTGGGACACCGCATGGAACGTCGCGTCCCCGAGGACAACCTGCTGATCTACTGCCGCTCGGGGCAGGGGTGGCTAGAGTACGGTGATGGACGATTCGAGGTGAGTGGCGGTGATTTGCTGCTGTTGCCCAAGGGGCGCCTGCATGCCTATGGCGCGGATTCCCAGCGGCCCTGGAGCATCTACTGGGTGCACTTCGAGGGCGAGCTGGTGGAGGACTACCTGCGTCCGCTGGGGCAATCCGCCCTGCGCCGCATCGGCGTCCAGCCGCGCTTGCTGGCGGACTTCGATGCCCTGCTCGGGTTGCGCAAGCAGGGCCTGAACCTGCCGTACTTCGTCTATGCCGCCCACCAGCTGCAGACTCTGCTGACCTCGCTGGCGGTGCTGCCGGCGCGCGGTTACCTGAAGTCCGGCCGGGTGCTGGACGTGGACGCGGTGCAGGCCGTGATGCGCGCGCACCTGCATGACAGCCTCAACCTCGACCAACTGGCGGCACAGTTCAAACTGTCGCGCTTCCACTTCGCCAAGACCTACCGCGCCCTGACGGGCCATGCGCCGATCCAGGACTTCATCCAGCTGAAGATGGCCCATGCCTGTCGCCTGCTCGACGAAGGCGACCAGGGGGTGAAGCAGATTGCCGAGCAACTGGGCTATGAAGACGCCTATTACTTCTCGCGGCTGTTCCGGAAAGTGGTGGGCATGGCGCCGACCCATTACCGAGCCTTGCATCAAGGGTGA
- a CDS encoding CoA-acylating methylmalonate-semialdehyde dehydrogenase yields MSRTIPQLIDGEWRESRAREVIEITDPATQEVLALAPKATSEEIEAAVASAKTAFLSWREVPVSERARLMLRYQQLLKDHHDELAELLSSETGKTFADAKGDVWRGIEVAEHAANVASLMMGETVENIAREIDTASWVQPLGVCVGITPFNFPAMIPLWMFPLAIACGNTFVLKPSEQDPLTPNRLAELFLEAGAPKGVLQVLHGGREQVDALLTHPDVRAISFVGSVPVGQHIYRTGTAHLKRVQAFAGAKNHMVVLPDAHKDQVLSNLVGASCGAAGQRCMAISVAIFVGESRQWIPELAAQMAELRPGYWKDTHAAFGPLISQQARQRVLRLIAEGKAEGAECLLDGSQCEVPGYPNGNWLGPTLFRGVTPKMGLYREEIFGPVLVCMEADSLDEAIALVNANPYGNGTSLFTRSGGAARHFQHAIEVGQVGINVPIPVPLPFFSFTGWKGSFYGDLHAYGKQAVRFYTETKTVTTRWFDDTPVAGPNMTIQLK; encoded by the coding sequence ATGTCGCGAACAATTCCCCAGCTGATCGATGGCGAATGGCGTGAAAGCCGCGCCCGCGAAGTGATCGAAATCACCGATCCGGCCACCCAGGAAGTGCTGGCACTGGCACCCAAGGCCACCTCCGAAGAGATCGAGGCCGCCGTCGCCAGCGCCAAGACAGCCTTCCTGAGCTGGCGGGAAGTTCCGGTGTCGGAACGTGCCCGCCTGATGCTGCGTTACCAGCAGTTGCTCAAGGACCACCACGACGAACTGGCCGAACTGCTGTCCAGCGAAACCGGCAAGACCTTCGCCGATGCCAAGGGCGACGTCTGGCGTGGCATCGAGGTGGCCGAGCACGCCGCCAACGTCGCCAGCCTGATGATGGGCGAGACGGTGGAGAACATCGCACGAGAGATCGATACCGCCAGCTGGGTGCAGCCGCTGGGCGTTTGCGTTGGCATCACGCCGTTCAACTTCCCTGCAATGATCCCGCTGTGGATGTTTCCGCTGGCCATCGCCTGCGGCAATACCTTCGTCCTCAAGCCCTCCGAACAAGACCCGCTGACCCCCAACCGCCTGGCCGAACTCTTCCTCGAAGCCGGCGCCCCCAAAGGCGTGCTGCAAGTCCTGCATGGCGGTCGCGAGCAGGTTGACGCCCTGCTCACCCACCCCGATGTACGCGCCATTTCCTTCGTCGGTTCGGTGCCGGTGGGCCAGCACATCTATCGGACGGGCACCGCCCACCTGAAACGGGTGCAGGCCTTCGCCGGGGCCAAGAACCATATGGTGGTGCTGCCCGATGCCCACAAGGACCAGGTGCTGAGCAACCTGGTGGGCGCCAGTTGCGGCGCCGCTGGCCAGCGTTGCATGGCCATCAGCGTGGCGATCTTCGTCGGCGAGTCGCGCCAGTGGATTCCCGAGCTGGCCGCACAGATGGCCGAACTGCGCCCCGGTTACTGGAAGGATACCCACGCGGCATTCGGCCCGCTGATCAGCCAGCAGGCTCGCCAGCGAGTACTGCGACTGATCGCCGAAGGCAAGGCTGAAGGTGCCGAGTGCCTGCTGGACGGTTCCCAGTGCGAGGTACCGGGTTATCCGAACGGCAACTGGCTCGGGCCGACGCTGTTCCGTGGCGTCACGCCGAAGATGGGCTTGTACCGCGAGGAAATCTTCGGGCCGGTGCTGGTGTGCATGGAAGCGGACAGCCTCGATGAGGCCATCGCCCTGGTCAACGCCAACCCCTACGGCAATGGCACCAGCCTGTTCACCCGCTCCGGCGGCGCCGCGCGGCATTTCCAGCATGCGATCGAAGTGGGCCAGGTGGGTATCAACGTGCCCATTCCGGTGCCTCTGCCGTTCTTCTCCTTCACCGGCTGGAAGGGCTCCTTCTACGGCGATCTGCACGCCTACGGCAAGCAGGCGGTACGGTTCTACACCGAGACCAAGACGGTCACCACCCGCTGGTTCGACGACACACCGGTCGCAGGACCGAACATGACCATCCAGTTGAAGTAG